ATTCGCGGACACGCGACCGGCCTTAGGGTGGTTTGGCGGAGGTAAATACGTACGTGGCTAGCAGGCCGGTCCACATCCTGATCGTCAGCGGGCTGTCGCCCGAGGCGCTCAGGGCCGGCCTGCGGGATTCGGTCCTGGAATCGGCGGCATTCCTCGCCAAGGCCGGCGCGCTGCGCGAGGACTGCGTGGCCCCGTTTCCCTCGGTCGCGCCCACGAGCGTCGCGACGCTGGCGACCGGGCTCACGCCGCGGGAGCACGGGATCCTGGGCCGCGCCTGGTACGATCGGCTCCGCCGCCGGGTCCACAAGTTCGATCCGGCGCGCGAACTCGCCGCGCCGGCCGCGCCGACCCTCGCCACGCGCCTGGCCGAGGCGGGCCTGCGCTTCCTGAGCTTCGGCGTGCCGGTCGGCTGCGGCGGGACGGGCCTGGGCGTCGGCCAGTCCGACGCCGATAACGCCCGCCTGACCCGCGAAGCCATCGCCTCGCGCGGCGCCGACCTGACCGTCACGTTGCTGCGCGACACCGACGACGCCGGCCACGCCGCCGGTCCGGGGTTCACGATGCCGGCCCTGGCGCGCGCCGACCGTGCCCTGGGCCACCTCCTGGCGGGCTACGGCGACCCGGCCGAGGCGGTCGTGCAGGCGCGGTGGATCGTGGTCGGCGATCACGGCTTCTCGCCGATCTTCGTGGATCGCCCGGGCGAGGCGCATTCGCACGCCGCCCGCCCCGGGGACCTGGTCCTGGGAACCGCCGCCGAAATAGTGCCAAACGGGCGGGCCGCCTTCGCGTACGTCGCGGACGCGGTGGATCGCGAGGCCTACGCCGCCGAACTCTCGGCCCTGCCCTGCGTGGACCAGGTCTTCTGGCGTGCCGGCGAATGGGTGCACGGCCGCAAGGCTGCGCTCGGGCTGCGGTGGGCCGCCGGGCAGGGCGCCAGCGACGCCCGCGACCAGTGCTGGCGCACCGAGGGCGATCTCGCGGTCGTCGGCATGGCCGAGAGCGGCGGGCGCCTGGTCGAAAGCGCCTACCCCGACGCCTTGCGCCGGGTCGCCGACCTGCTCCGGGCCGAACATGCCCCCGACCTGGTCGCCACCGCCCGCGAAGGCTACGAGTTCACGACCGGCCGGCACCGCGGCAATCACGGCTCGCTCACCGCCGCCGACTCGGTCGTGCCGCTCATCGCGGCCGGCTTCGGCCCCCTGCCGGCGCTCACCCGCACCGCCGACGTCGCGAGGCTCGCGGCGGCGGCCATGGACGTACCGGAACTCGTGCTCAGCGGCTCGTGCTAGCGCTGGGCCAGGAGGGAGATCCCTTGAAGGCAACTGCGCTCGCGCTGGCCGCGGCCGGCATCCTGGCGGCGGCCCCTGCCCACGCCCAGGCCAAGCCCACCTCGATCGACCAGGTGATGTTCTGGCGCATGCTCCAGCCGGCCGGCACGCTGCCGCCCAACGACATGACCCTGTACATCACCAAGCAGTTCTGGCTGACCGACACGTGGGGCCTGTTCGCGTTCTATACGCCGGCCGGCGCCGCGACGCTCCGCGCCACCGCCCGCGCCAAGATCGGCGATCTGGGCGTGGTGGGCATGGCAGGCGCCCGCTGGGTCGGCATGACGGGCAGCCTGGCGACGTTCAACCTGACCTTCCACGAAGGGCCCGAAGCCGCCGCCATCTTCTCGTATCCCGTGCAGGGCTGCGACGGCTGCACGCTCTCGGCCATGGGATCCTACGCGTACATCCTCGAGCCCAACCGCTCGGCCGGCGAGCCCAAGTCCTTGATGTTCTACGCCCTCAACCTGGCGAGCCCGCCCATTCCGGGCACCGGCATCACCCTGGCCGCGGGCGTGATGGGGTCGGTGCTGGTCGGCACGACGTCGGGCCTACGCTTTCACGACGTAGGCCCGACGGTGACGGTGTCGAAGAGTTACTGATAGCGGCGCTCAAAATGACCTGGCGCCTATCGGACGCAGGCACGGAGGCCTGCGCCACCGATGCAACGGGTGGGGCCGGCGTCTCTGCCGGCCCCGGATGAGGTGGTTCCTACTTCTTGTCTTTGAAGTAGTAGTAGGCCGAGGCGCCGACGCCGCCCACGACGATCGCGCCGCCGAGGATCGGGTTCTTCAGGAAGAACTCGCCCACGGGCTGGAGCACGTGCTCGGCGATCGGG
This genomic window from Candidatus Tanganyikabacteria bacterium contains:
- a CDS encoding alkaline phosphatase family protein, which encodes MASRPVHILIVSGLSPEALRAGLRDSVLESAAFLAKAGALREDCVAPFPSVAPTSVATLATGLTPREHGILGRAWYDRLRRRVHKFDPARELAAPAAPTLATRLAEAGLRFLSFGVPVGCGGTGLGVGQSDADNARLTREAIASRGADLTVTLLRDTDDAGHAAGPGFTMPALARADRALGHLLAGYGDPAEAVVQARWIVVGDHGFSPIFVDRPGEAHSHAARPGDLVLGTAAEIVPNGRAAFAYVADAVDREAYAAELSALPCVDQVFWRAGEWVHGRKAALGLRWAAGQGASDARDQCWRTEGDLAVVGMAESGGRLVESAYPDALRRVADLLRAEHAPDLVATAREGYEFTTGRHRGNHGSLTAADSVVPLIAAGFGPLPALTRTADVARLAAAAMDVPELVLSGSC